The following coding sequences lie in one Oncorhynchus gorbuscha isolate QuinsamMale2020 ecotype Even-year linkage group LG10, OgorEven_v1.0, whole genome shotgun sequence genomic window:
- the LOC124045502 gene encoding kinesin-like protein KIF3B isoform X2 → MSKTRESVKVVVRCRPMNEKERAANFERVVQVDVKLGQVAVRNPRGAAAHEHPKVFTFDSVYDWNSKQVDLYDETFRPLVDSVLLGFNGTIFAYGQTGTGKTYTMEGVRNDPERRGVIPNSFEHVFTHISRSQNQQYLVRASYLEIYQEEIRDLLSKDQSGRLELKERPDTGVYVKDLSSFVTKSVREIEHVMNVGNQNRSVGSTNMNEHSSRSHAIFVITIECSELGVDGENHIRVGKLNLVDLAGSERQTKTGAQGERLKEATKINLSLSALGNVISALVDGRSTHIPYRDSKLTRLLQDSLGGNARTVMVANIGPASYNVEETLTTLRYSNRAKNIKNKPRVNEDPKDALLREFQEEIARLKEQLGKRSGKKKKRRGFGEAGDELQEDIEDGETEEEDDDDDGVEPSDKVGADYWRVQQEKLERERKAIMEDHSLVAEEKQRLLKEKERKMDALKKEQEAGEMLTAKVKAMESKLLMGGKNIVDHTNEQQRILEQKRQEIAEQKRREREMKQQVENRDEETLELKETYSSLQQEVDIKTKKLKKLFAKLQAVKTEIYEVQELHIKERQELEQTQNELTRDLKLKHLIIENFIPMEEKNKIVNRALFDEEDDHWKMRPITRIEDDQQMMTRPVSAVGYRRPLSQHARTSMVMMADVRYKSENILMLEMDLPARTTKEYEGPVIAPTVAAALEDALREEDAIQVDASRFHSSLEPTSTGAVKKPKSGRTNVRGNSVQLATEVSLQAHSPATRSR, encoded by the exons ATGTCTAAGACCAGAGAGTCGGTGAAGGTGGTGGTTCGCTGTCGACCCATGAATGAGAAGGAGCGAGCAGCTAACTTTGAGAGGGTGGTGCAGGTGGATGTGAAGCTGGGCCAGGTGGCTGTACGAAACCCCCGGGGGGCTGCAGCCCACGAACACCCCAAGGTCTTTACATTTGACTCTGTGTACGACTGGAACTCCAAACAGGTGGATCTCTATGATGAAACCTTCAGGCCCCTGGTGGACTCTGTCTTACTTGGTTTCAATGGGACCATATTTGCGTACGGCCAGACGGGTACAGGAAAGACTTACACTATGGAGGGGGTGCGCAATGACCCAGAGAGAAGGGGTGTAATCCCCAATTCCTTTGAGCACGTCTTCACACACATCTCCCGCTCCCAGAACCAGCAGTACCTGGTGAGGGCCTCGTACCTGGAGATCTACCAGGAGGAGATCAGGGACCTGCTGTCCAAGGACCAGTCCGGCCGGCTGGAGCTGAAAGAGAGGCCAGACACAGGTGTATATGTCAAGGACCTCTCCTCCTTCGTCACTAAGAGTGTACGAGAAATAGAGCATGTCATGAACGTGGGGAACCAGAACCGCTCAGTGGGCTCCACCAATATGAATGAGCACAGTTCCCGGTCACATGCCATTTTCGTCATTACCATCGAGTGCAGCGAGCTGGGCGTCGACGGAGAGAACCACATTCGAGTGGGCAAACTGAACCTGGTGGATCTGGCTGGCAGTGAGAGGCAGACCAAGACAGGAGCCCAAGGAGAGCGCCTGAAGGAAGCCACCAAGATTAACCTGTCCCTGTCAGCCTTGGGGAATGTCATCTCTGCCCTGGTGGATGGCAGGAGCACCCACATCCCCTACCGCGACTCCAAGCTCACCCGTCTGCTACAGGACTCCCTGGGGGGCAATGCCCGCACAGTCATGGTGGCTAACATCGGACCAGCATCTTACAACGTGGAGGAGACACTGACCACGTTACGCTACTCAAACCGGGCCAAGAACATTAAGAACAAGCCCCGCGTCAACGAGGACCCTAAAGATGCTCTGCTCCGAGAGTTCCAGGAAGAGATTGCTCGACTCAAAGAACAGTTGGGGAAACGCTCAGggaaaaagaagaagagaagggggtTTGGAGAAGCTGGCGATGAACTACAAGAGGACAtagaggatggagagacggaggaggaggatgatgatgatgatggtgtagAACCATCTGATAAAGTGGGTGCAGATTATTGGCGTGTACAGCAGGAgaagttggagagggagaggaaggccatCATGGAGGATCACAGTCTGGTGGCGGAGGAGAAACAGAGGCTgctaaaggagaaggagaggaagatggacGCCCTGAAAAAGGAGCAGGAAGCAGGCGAGATGCTTACTGCCAAAGTGAAG GCAATGGAGAGTAAGCTTCTGATGGGAGGGAAGAACATTGTGGACCACACCAACGAACAACAAAGGATCCTGGAACAGAAGAGACAGGAAATTGCTGAACAG aaacgcagagagagggagatgaaacaGCAGGTGGAGAATCGTGACGAGGAGACCCTGGAGTTGAAGGAGacgtacagctctctacaacaGGAAGTAGACATCAAGACCAAGAAGCTGAAAAAG CTGTTTGCGAAGCTGCAGGCAGTGAAAACAGAGATCTATGAGGTCCAGGAGTTGCACATCAAGGAGAGGCAGGAGCTGGAACAGACCCAGAACGAGTTGACCAGGGATCTCAAACTCAA GCATCTCATCATTGAGAATTTCATCCCCATGGAGGAGAAGAATAAGATTGTGAACAGGGCGTTGTTCGACGAGGAGGACGACCACTGGAAGATGCGTCCCATCACACGCATAGAGGA TGACCAGCAGATGATGACCAGGCCAGTGTCAGCGGTGGGCTACAGAAGACCCCTGAGTCAGCACGCCCGCACGTCCATGGTGATGATGGCTGACGTCAGATACAAG TCTGAGAATATCCTGATGCTGGAGATGGACCTTCCCGCTCGGACCACTAAGGAGTACGAGGGGCCAGTCATAGCGCCCACGGTAGCAGCAGCGTTGGAGGATGCTCTGCGGGAAGAGGATGCGATCCAGGTGGACGCCTCCAGGTTCCACAGCAGCCTCGAACCCACCAGCACTGGGGCAGTCAAGAAACCAAAGTCTGG
- the LOC124045502 gene encoding kinesin-like protein KIF3B isoform X1, which yields MSKTRESVKVVVRCRPMNEKERAANFERVVQVDVKLGQVAVRNPRGAAAHEHPKVFTFDSVYDWNSKQVDLYDETFRPLVDSVLLGFNGTIFAYGQTGTGKTYTMEGVRNDPERRGVIPNSFEHVFTHISRSQNQQYLVRASYLEIYQEEIRDLLSKDQSGRLELKERPDTGVYVKDLSSFVTKSVREIEHVMNVGNQNRSVGSTNMNEHSSRSHAIFVITIECSELGVDGENHIRVGKLNLVDLAGSERQTKTGAQGERLKEATKINLSLSALGNVISALVDGRSTHIPYRDSKLTRLLQDSLGGNARTVMVANIGPASYNVEETLTTLRYSNRAKNIKNKPRVNEDPKDALLREFQEEIARLKEQLGKRSGKKKKRRGFGEAGDELQEDIEDGETEEEDDDDDGVEPSDKVGADYWRVQQEKLERERKAIMEDHSLVAEEKQRLLKEKERKMDALKKEQEAGEMLTAKVKAMESKLLMGGKNIVDHTNEQQRILEQKRQEIAEQKRREREMKQQVENRDEETLELKETYSSLQQEVDIKTKKLKKLFAKLQAVKTEIYEVQELHIKERQELEQTQNELTRDLKLKHLIIENFIPMEEKNKIVNRALFDEEDDHWKMRPITRIEDDQQMMTRPVSAVGYRRPLSQHARTSMVMMADVRYKSENILMLEMDLPARTTKEYEGPVIAPTVAAALEDALREEDAIQVDASRFHSSLEPTSTGAVKKPKSGRPKTGKKTGTPTSRTPNSPYSPSSPGHPLYPQSRGLVPK from the exons ATGTCTAAGACCAGAGAGTCGGTGAAGGTGGTGGTTCGCTGTCGACCCATGAATGAGAAGGAGCGAGCAGCTAACTTTGAGAGGGTGGTGCAGGTGGATGTGAAGCTGGGCCAGGTGGCTGTACGAAACCCCCGGGGGGCTGCAGCCCACGAACACCCCAAGGTCTTTACATTTGACTCTGTGTACGACTGGAACTCCAAACAGGTGGATCTCTATGATGAAACCTTCAGGCCCCTGGTGGACTCTGTCTTACTTGGTTTCAATGGGACCATATTTGCGTACGGCCAGACGGGTACAGGAAAGACTTACACTATGGAGGGGGTGCGCAATGACCCAGAGAGAAGGGGTGTAATCCCCAATTCCTTTGAGCACGTCTTCACACACATCTCCCGCTCCCAGAACCAGCAGTACCTGGTGAGGGCCTCGTACCTGGAGATCTACCAGGAGGAGATCAGGGACCTGCTGTCCAAGGACCAGTCCGGCCGGCTGGAGCTGAAAGAGAGGCCAGACACAGGTGTATATGTCAAGGACCTCTCCTCCTTCGTCACTAAGAGTGTACGAGAAATAGAGCATGTCATGAACGTGGGGAACCAGAACCGCTCAGTGGGCTCCACCAATATGAATGAGCACAGTTCCCGGTCACATGCCATTTTCGTCATTACCATCGAGTGCAGCGAGCTGGGCGTCGACGGAGAGAACCACATTCGAGTGGGCAAACTGAACCTGGTGGATCTGGCTGGCAGTGAGAGGCAGACCAAGACAGGAGCCCAAGGAGAGCGCCTGAAGGAAGCCACCAAGATTAACCTGTCCCTGTCAGCCTTGGGGAATGTCATCTCTGCCCTGGTGGATGGCAGGAGCACCCACATCCCCTACCGCGACTCCAAGCTCACCCGTCTGCTACAGGACTCCCTGGGGGGCAATGCCCGCACAGTCATGGTGGCTAACATCGGACCAGCATCTTACAACGTGGAGGAGACACTGACCACGTTACGCTACTCAAACCGGGCCAAGAACATTAAGAACAAGCCCCGCGTCAACGAGGACCCTAAAGATGCTCTGCTCCGAGAGTTCCAGGAAGAGATTGCTCGACTCAAAGAACAGTTGGGGAAACGCTCAGggaaaaagaagaagagaagggggtTTGGAGAAGCTGGCGATGAACTACAAGAGGACAtagaggatggagagacggaggaggaggatgatgatgatgatggtgtagAACCATCTGATAAAGTGGGTGCAGATTATTGGCGTGTACAGCAGGAgaagttggagagggagaggaaggccatCATGGAGGATCACAGTCTGGTGGCGGAGGAGAAACAGAGGCTgctaaaggagaaggagaggaagatggacGCCCTGAAAAAGGAGCAGGAAGCAGGCGAGATGCTTACTGCCAAAGTGAAG GCAATGGAGAGTAAGCTTCTGATGGGAGGGAAGAACATTGTGGACCACACCAACGAACAACAAAGGATCCTGGAACAGAAGAGACAGGAAATTGCTGAACAG aaacgcagagagagggagatgaaacaGCAGGTGGAGAATCGTGACGAGGAGACCCTGGAGTTGAAGGAGacgtacagctctctacaacaGGAAGTAGACATCAAGACCAAGAAGCTGAAAAAG CTGTTTGCGAAGCTGCAGGCAGTGAAAACAGAGATCTATGAGGTCCAGGAGTTGCACATCAAGGAGAGGCAGGAGCTGGAACAGACCCAGAACGAGTTGACCAGGGATCTCAAACTCAA GCATCTCATCATTGAGAATTTCATCCCCATGGAGGAGAAGAATAAGATTGTGAACAGGGCGTTGTTCGACGAGGAGGACGACCACTGGAAGATGCGTCCCATCACACGCATAGAGGA TGACCAGCAGATGATGACCAGGCCAGTGTCAGCGGTGGGCTACAGAAGACCCCTGAGTCAGCACGCCCGCACGTCCATGGTGATGATGGCTGACGTCAGATACAAG TCTGAGAATATCCTGATGCTGGAGATGGACCTTCCCGCTCGGACCACTAAGGAGTACGAGGGGCCAGTCATAGCGCCCACGGTAGCAGCAGCGTTGGAGGATGCTCTGCGGGAAGAGGATGCGATCCAGGTGGACGCCTCCAGGTTCCACAGCAGCCTCGAACCCACCAGCACTGGGGCAGTCAAGAAACCAAAGTCTGG